The Dehalococcoidales bacterium genome includes a region encoding these proteins:
- a CDS encoding AAA family ATPase: MTNTNHKQSQIEINEQFRYALDIMEGSNRSIFITGRAGTGKSTLLNYFRHTTQKKVAVLAPTGVAALNVKGQTIHSFFRFKPGITPDRVKKPRSANKESIYRKLDIIVIDEISMVRADLLDCVDRFLRLNGPEADKPFGGIQMAFIGDLYQLPPVVTGGEKEVFQSLYETPYFYGARVFESFEMEFVELEKIYRQHDEEFITLLNGIRNNSVTSEDLEILNERYQPDFEPLPEDFYVYLTTTNKLAEEINDKRLAGLKGRLYTFTGSIEGEFGQEYLATRIDLEVKVGAQIMMLNNDTEGRWVNGSIGKITYITQNGKDGDIIVAELADGEEVEITPFTWEIYRFFVEAGGLQSEVIGTFTQYPLMLAWAVTIHKGQGKTFDRVIIDIGKGIFAHGQMYVALSRCTTLGGIVLKRPALKKHIWTNYQVMNFLTKYQYKKADESCPVDGKTEIIKRAIQNKLSLEIVYLKPSDEKTTRIVRPEAVGEMEYRGKKYLGMQAFCLKRNEERVFRIDRILEIREVS; encoded by the coding sequence TCATTACCGGCCGGGCGGGCACGGGTAAATCAACGCTGCTCAACTATTTTCGCCATACCACACAGAAAAAGGTGGCAGTACTGGCGCCCACCGGCGTCGCCGCCCTGAATGTTAAAGGGCAGACCATTCATTCATTCTTCAGGTTCAAGCCAGGTATCACTCCTGACCGGGTCAAAAAGCCCCGCTCTGCTAATAAGGAGAGCATCTATCGCAAGCTGGACATCATCGTCATTGATGAGATCTCTATGGTAAGAGCTGACCTACTGGATTGCGTGGACCGGTTCCTGCGATTGAACGGCCCTGAAGCTGACAAGCCCTTTGGCGGCATCCAGATGGCCTTTATCGGCGACCTCTACCAACTGCCGCCGGTGGTTACCGGCGGAGAAAAGGAGGTTTTCCAGTCTCTTTACGAGACGCCCTACTTTTACGGCGCCCGGGTGTTCGAATCGTTCGAGATGGAATTCGTGGAACTGGAGAAGATTTACCGCCAGCACGATGAGGAGTTCATTACCCTGCTCAACGGTATCCGCAACAACTCCGTTACCAGTGAAGATTTGGAAATTCTTAACGAGAGGTATCAGCCGGACTTTGAGCCACTGCCGGAAGATTTCTACGTCTACCTGACTACCACCAATAAGCTTGCCGAAGAGATTAACGACAAGCGTCTGGCCGGGCTGAAAGGCAGACTTTACACCTTCACCGGAAGCATCGAGGGAGAGTTCGGCCAAGAGTATCTGGCCACCAGAATTGACCTTGAGGTGAAGGTGGGGGCGCAGATCATGATGCTCAACAACGATACCGAGGGACGTTGGGTTAACGGCAGTATCGGGAAAATAACGTATATCACTCAGAACGGTAAAGATGGAGACATCATTGTAGCCGAGCTGGCTGACGGGGAGGAGGTGGAGATTACGCCCTTCACCTGGGAAATCTACCGGTTCTTCGTCGAGGCAGGTGGTCTGCAATCGGAAGTCATCGGCACATTCACGCAGTACCCATTAATGTTGGCTTGGGCGGTCACTATTCACAAGGGTCAGGGGAAGACGTTCGACCGGGTGATTATTGATATTGGGAAAGGTATCTTTGCTCATGGCCAGATGTACGTGGCGCTTAGCCGATGCACGACGCTGGGCGGCATTGTCCTCAAGAGGCCGGCGCTTAAGAAACACATCTGGACGAACTACCAGGTGATGAATTTTCTGACCAAATACCAGTACAAGAAAGCCGATGAGTCCTGCCCGGTGGATGGTAAGACGGAAATCATTAAGAGAGCCATTCAGAATAAGTTGTCACTGGAGATTGTGTACCTCAAGCCTAGCGATGAGAAGACAACGAGGATCGTCAGACCGGAGGCCGTGGGGGAAATGGAGTACCGCGGCAAGAAATATCTTGGGATGCAGGCGTTCTGTCTGAAGCGAAATGAAGAGAGGGTTTTCCGTATTGACCGGATACTGGAGATAAGAGAGGTTTCGTAG